The Chiloscyllium punctatum isolate Juve2018m chromosome 2, sChiPun1.3, whole genome shotgun sequence genome has a window encoding:
- the hmgb2a gene encoding high mobility group protein B2a encodes MVRKDPNKPRGKMSSYAYFVQTCREEHKKKHPEATVHFAEFSKKCSERWKTMSVKEKSKFEDLAKNDKVRYDREMKNYVPQKGEKKKKKDPNAPKRPPSAFFLFCSDNRPKIKSESPGMSIGDVAKKLGEMWSTVQPKDKVPYEQKAHKLKEKYDKEVAAYRAKCKGDAGKKPAAKPAQAAKKKKKEEEEEDEDEDEEEEDDEEEEDDEEDDD; translated from the exons ATGGTTAGAAAAGATCCCAATAAGCCCCGGGGCAAAATGTCCTCCTATGCATACTTTGTGCAGACTTGCCGGGAGGAGCACAAAAAGAAACACCCTGAAGCCACTGTCCACTTTGCAGAGTTCTCGAAGAAATGCTCGGAAAGGTGGAAG ACCATGTCGGTCAAAGAGAAGTCCAAGTTTGAAGACCTGGCTAAAAATGACAAGGTCCGTTACGATAGGGAGATGAAGAACTATGTCCCTcaaaagggggagaagaagaagaagaaggatcCAAATGCCCCCAAGAGACCACC ATCAGCATTTTTCCTTTTCTGCTCTGACAACCGTCCAAAGATCAAAAGTGAATCTCCTGGAATGTCCATTGGAGATGTTGCAAAGAAGCTGGGCGAGATGTGGTCCACGGTGCAACCCAAGGATAAAGTACCATATGAGCAGAAGGCTCATAAGTTAAAGGAGAAGTACGACAAG GAAGTTGCAGCCTATCGTGCCAAATGCAAAGGTGACGCTGGTAAGAAACCTGCTGCCAAGCCAGCTCAGGCTgcaaagaagaagaagaaggaagaggaggaggaagatgaggatgaaGATGAAGAGGAGGAAGATGATGAGGAAGAAGAAGATGATGAGGAGGATGACGATTAA